Proteins from a genomic interval of Gemmatimonadaceae bacterium:
- a CDS encoding TonB-dependent receptor — protein MRVYQHAVLLLGVSLSATAVSAQTRPLSAVASTPRPAVPFEATVIGVVKDTAGAPLANVQVVVSGANRSALTDERGEFVFKGLPAGTYHLDLIRIGYSSAHQVITVPSNGPDVRVSIVMRVTTVRLSSVNVTATPTGTDPLDVTQATVQLSGKELQRSLSTSIGTTLAKEPGMATRFNGPMAATPVIRGLTGERVLVLQDGDRAGDLSSAAADHMNAVDPSSAERIEVIRGPASLLYGNNALGGVVNVISSDIPTTIPSRFSGYVLGQGETATPGGVVNAGVTVPVNERFAFTMRGGARDFSNMRVGGGATQDNTNGNTQNGTVGAGYVGPHAQVGVVYRQMDFNYGLPYAAGDEAVRIDGVRRSTALQGTFHTGLAALPSVRVDQTVQWYNHAEIEEDGAIGTRFRLNTQTTNITARTQVGRATGAIGLQGLFRQYQPTGDEAFTPAANNDNVAAFVYQELALTSGQRSPKLQLGARLDRFSIDTKPGDEAARFGGPVSRSFNNLASSIGLSLPVADGVSFTANASRGFRAPAVEELYANGYHAAVGTFDVGNDDLKAEKATGLESAIRVQNAKSFGSLGVYLNRIDNYITPVANGTENVDGNQVPKVTFTGRNAQLAGIEGQFETKLVGKLVGGAMGDYTRASIRGSNDVLPFIPAGRLGGSLRYDDGKLSFGGDVRRVFKQDRVTNDELDVATAAYTLVDLSASYLLTVMGRQVHSLTLRVDNALDEAYRDATSRIKRFAYNPGRNIALVYKVLY, from the coding sequence ATGCGTGTTTATCAGCACGCGGTCCTGCTGCTCGGCGTCAGCCTGAGCGCGACCGCTGTTTCGGCACAGACCCGCCCCCTGTCGGCCGTCGCATCAACGCCGCGCCCCGCCGTGCCGTTTGAAGCCACCGTCATCGGTGTCGTGAAGGACACCGCCGGCGCCCCGCTCGCCAACGTGCAGGTCGTCGTGAGCGGCGCCAACCGCAGCGCCCTCACCGACGAGCGCGGCGAGTTCGTTTTCAAGGGGTTGCCGGCCGGGACCTATCACCTCGACCTCATTCGCATCGGCTACTCGAGTGCGCACCAGGTGATCACGGTGCCGTCGAATGGCCCCGACGTGCGCGTGTCGATCGTCATGCGCGTCACCACGGTCCGCTTGTCCAGCGTGAACGTTACGGCCACGCCCACCGGCACCGACCCGCTCGATGTCACGCAGGCCACGGTGCAGCTCTCGGGCAAGGAATTGCAGCGCTCCCTCAGCACCTCCATCGGCACCACGCTCGCCAAGGAGCCGGGCATGGCGACGCGCTTCAACGGTCCGATGGCCGCCACGCCGGTCATTCGCGGCCTCACCGGCGAGCGCGTGCTCGTGCTGCAGGATGGCGACCGCGCCGGTGATCTCTCGAGCGCGGCGGCCGACCACATGAACGCCGTCGATCCGAGCAGCGCCGAGCGTATCGAAGTGATTCGCGGACCGGCGTCGCTGCTCTACGGCAACAACGCGCTGGGTGGTGTGGTGAACGTGATCTCGTCGGATATCCCGACCACCATTCCGTCGCGGTTCAGCGGCTACGTGCTGGGCCAGGGTGAGACGGCCACCCCGGGCGGCGTCGTGAACGCCGGCGTCACGGTGCCGGTGAACGAGCGCTTCGCCTTCACGATGCGTGGCGGTGCGCGTGACTTCTCCAACATGCGGGTCGGTGGTGGCGCGACGCAGGACAACACCAACGGCAACACGCAGAACGGTACCGTGGGGGCGGGCTACGTCGGGCCGCACGCGCAGGTCGGCGTGGTCTATCGCCAGATGGACTTCAACTATGGGCTGCCGTACGCCGCCGGCGACGAAGCGGTGCGCATCGATGGCGTGCGTCGCTCCACGGCGCTGCAGGGCACCTTCCACACCGGCCTCGCCGCACTGCCGAGCGTACGGGTGGATCAGACGGTGCAGTGGTATAACCATGCGGAAATCGAGGAAGACGGCGCCATCGGCACGCGCTTCCGCCTGAATACGCAGACCACGAACATCACGGCGCGCACGCAGGTGGGGCGCGCCACCGGTGCCATCGGCCTGCAGGGGCTCTTCCGGCAGTATCAGCCTACGGGCGATGAGGCGTTCACGCCGGCTGCCAACAACGACAACGTCGCCGCCTTTGTCTACCAGGAGCTCGCGCTCACGAGCGGCCAGCGCAGCCCCAAACTGCAGCTGGGCGCGCGCCTCGATCGCTTCTCCATCGATACCAAGCCGGGCGACGAGGCGGCCCGCTTTGGCGGCCCCGTCTCGCGTTCGTTCAATAACCTGGCCAGCTCCATCGGTCTGAGCCTGCCCGTCGCCGACGGCGTCTCGTTCACCGCCAATGCGTCCCGCGGTTTCCGCGCGCCGGCAGTCGAGGAGCTCTACGCCAATGGCTACCACGCCGCGGTCGGCACCTTCGACGTCGGCAACGACGACCTCAAGGCCGAGAAGGCCACCGGCCTCGAGTCGGCCATTCGCGTGCAGAACGCCAAGTCGTTCGGTAGCCTCGGCGTCTATCTCAATCGGATCGACAACTACATCACGCCGGTCGCGAACGGCACCGAGAATGTGGACGGCAACCAGGTGCCCAAGGTGACCTTCACCGGCCGCAATGCGCAGCTGGCCGGCATCGAGGGGCAGTTCGAAACGAAGCTCGTGGGCAAGCTGGTGGGTGGCGCGATGGGCGACTACACGCGCGCCAGCATCCGGGGCTCCAACGACGTCCTGCCGTTCATTCCGGCCGGCCGTCTCGGCGGCTCGCTCCGCTACGACGACGGCAAGCTGAGCTTCGGTGGTGATGTGCGTCGGGTCTTCAAGCAGGACCGCGTGACCAACGACGAGCTCGATGTCGCTACCGCCGCCTATACGCTGGTGGATCTGAGCGCGTCGTACCTGCTCACCGTGATGGGGCGCCAAGTGCACTCGCTCACGCTGCGCGTGGACAATGCGCTCGATGAGGCGTATCGCGACGCGACCAGCCGCATCAAGCGCTTTGCGTACAACCCGGGGCGCAACATTGCCCTCGTGTACAAGGTGCTGTACTAA